AATTCACAATTCTCCGTTAAAGGATAAACACACCGTTGCTGAAATTGATTTACTTGggtttttttgtgaaaaaaaacataatcttaaataaaataatttttaaaaattccttTCATTTAAGTTGTACAAATAATACATGAAGAATACAAGTTGATTAGGGTAAAAgcattcttaaaattatttttatatgacgtttttttaaacacaaaataaagTTCAATTTGTTCATTATAGATAGAGTGACAGAGTCGAAATGGAAGAATaactaaaaaaagtatatgatgAACTACAATTATTAGGATTACAAAACGAACAACAACTTAACTTTGAAATGTTCTGAAattaagtatattaaaaaaaaacacatttttttaaataatcaattataaaaatgtaaagcgtaataattaaggataacaaagaataacaaaaaaaatccataGATATAGGTATACGTGGATAAAATTCATGTGATAGTTATTATCCGTAGGATATTTATTATCTACATATAACAAGTAGTGGGTGTTAAAATATTCGCGTGTCGATATTAAATCATTTGTTCCGATACTCACtacctgcaaaaaataaaaataaaatattaatttttattttttaaaattaaatttaattaaaaataaaattaatttatattttattaggttaaatttaatcaaaattaaattttaatttatatttaatttattttatattacattatatatatatatatatatatatatatatatatatattgtaattttaaaaaatatataaaatatatttttttaattttttgtggaTATCTACGGGTAGGTTTTAAAATACTCGAGAGTATTTTCTAAATGAGTATCTGGACAGGTAAAGGACAAATTGCGggtcaaattttctttttcgaatTGGATTACGGATAGATATCATGTCCGACTCGACCCGTTATTATCCCTAATAATACTCATAAACAAGAAATTAAACCTACaaaggaataaaagaaataaagaataatgttagaaatttaaataaaataagataaattagtAAGAATTTGTTCAGAAAATCCATAAGCATGATCAAGAATATgagtataatttatatttttgctatTTTAAGTTTTCACATTATAGGGTTTAGTACAATTATTTTCAGTTTTCACATTATAGGGTctagtaaaattacaaaatagaaaacctatatatatatatatatatatatatatatttaaactaacAGTATCTATGCACttacttttatttgaaaaaaaaaaaagctcatTTGAAGATTTGCTTTTTTTTGGAGGGACACTCCAACATGCATTTTCAAGTGTTCCACGTTCTTATATAATGTATTCATtcgtaaataataaaaagtaattttccgatatatatatatatatatatatatatatatatatatatatatatatataacacataataACGTGTGAATTCATCAgagtatttaataaaattcaatatattagACTTATCTGATTAAACTCGTTGATAAAACTCATTACCTTCTACCAAACcttaaaaaaatgagttttataattgatttttaattgagttttaattaaatatactctaaaaaaagttaaattagatGTTCTAAttgtgaaatataatataagttacTTAACGTTGTCATTCAAAAccttatttacttttaatatttattttaatttacgtGTATCAAACTTATTCTAATTAgacattaacaaatattaaaaatatttaaaaaattatctttttaatttctttttttaaaattaacctTTGATCATGTTATAGTTGGTTAAGTAAATTCTATTAGCTTCCATTATTATGCAAACTTAATTAATCAATTGTTAATATGACACTAACACAAAtatctatttattaaaacaattaaaaatagttttacattttttaacttttgaaaaagtaaTCTTTTAGACAGTGTTAGAATTGGTTTATTTGACACTATTACTCTAATAACATcaacattaatatttaaaaactaaatttatattttatttataatatatatatatatttatatacgataggtttttctttgtataatacaatttaggtttaatacatcttttggtcccttcttttgagccttttgttcaaaatggtcccaccttcggaaaaaaatcatttaggtcccatatttcattaaaaattgttcaagaTGGTCCCTTTGGCAAACAGCGTTAAATTTTTAACGGTGCAGATGCTGACGTGCCAAAATTTTATCCACCTGTATTAAACTTATATGATGTGGCAtactgaaaatattttaatgttttaaaattgaggattaaaatgaaatgaaaaaattagggtaattaaaaaacccCTAACCCTCATAAAGCCACTTTTATCGCGATTGGAGAGAACGCCATTGCTGTGATTCCTGCTAACGCCATGGCTGTGATTCACATTGTAGCTCAGACATGAAGGAATTTACATGTTTGCTCCCATTGAATCTAGTCCTTGGCTCTCGATCTCTGGTGAGAGAAAGCTGATAGAGATGAATGCTTCAGCGTCACCAACACCAAGTCCAAGTCTCTCTAGTTTTCTGCAAATCTTAATTTAAGATTATAGCTTTTGACAGATCTGTGAACATGAAATGGAATGCATTATATTATTGATAGTCCTCTCATGGCTTGAATTTCATTTCTCTGGACAAGAAAGGTGAAAGCATGTACAGTGAAACCCTAACATTTGGGgctttttttcttccttgctTTATATGCAGTACTTTGTCTCTAGGTCTTTCTAGGGTTTCAAACTACAACATCCCTCCCTCTTCTGAACCTTTCAGCTTTTTTTGAATTAATCCCATTTCAGATTGGTGAGTGAAAATTATAAGGAAGGGAACTCTCAATTTACTGAGCAAAAAAGGCATCATTTTCATGAATCTAAATCAAAATTGTACTACAGGTAAATCAAAAGTTACCCAATGAAAAAAATCTAAAGAAGAAGTTGAACTACCACCTTCAATCAATCACCAATGGTGTTACCAGGAATCACCAAAAATGAACAGCAATGACGTTCTCTTTCATAGCGACAAAATTGGCGTTATCAGGATTAGgggttttttaattaccctaatttttttcatttcattttaatcttcaattttaaaacattaaaatattgtcaGAATGCCACATCATATACAGATGGATAAAAATTTGCCACGCCAGCGTCTGAACCGTTAGAAATTTAACGCCGTCTGCCaaagggaccattttgaacaacttttaatgaaatatgggacctaaatgatttttttccgaaggtgggaccattttgaacaaaagactcaaaagaagggaccaaaagatgtattaaacctacaatttaaaatgttgtttgatttaaaatcttTACAGTAGTCCCACGCATAAAGAAGAAAGACTATAATATGATATGACAAttagtatatatttattaaggaaaatgatattttaacatcattttaacactgcacacgtATTAAAATGcgattagacgatttcaaattaaaaaaagttgaggcagggatatatttgaaagagaaaaaccaaagtttatttttttaatttgaaatcgtccaaccacattttgacacgtgtgcagtgttaaaatgatgtcaaaaaatggtgttaaaatatcatttttcatttattaaatctACAGATGTCATCATTAATTCCTGTGACAATgatttatttacataaattatattacaaagtGATAAAAAGATAGATTAATTGAACAATAAGTTGCATAGCagtaaaactcaaattattaaacatcaataataataataataataataataataataataataataataataataataataataacaataataataacaataataataataataataacaataataataataataataataataataataataataataataataatatatcttgcAAAGAGTCTAGTGTagattttacaaaaataaaaaaagataaaatctatgtttaaatttagaaacttgGTCGGAATCTTGGGTAAAACATGTTGAGTTAGTTACAGAAAGCAAAGTGTAGGGGCTTGAGAGCTTAGAGCCCCGGCATTAAAAAAATGGCGACAGGAATAACGCCGGCATGTATGTGAAATATAATAGGAATTTACCATGATTGAACCTTGAATTTGATTCGCATCTTGTGTAGAATGATGCAGTCATAGGTTTGACTTATAACCTAATTGGTTCTTCAAATAACTTGTCAAATTCGGTTTCCACCCAGCTTCCTACTTCATAGTCCTCATTATTTCTCTCACATCAATTTCCTCGCTACATACAACAAAAACTAATTCTATTAGTTCCAAGAAGCCGGAATACGCTAATTAAAGCACAGAAATTGTGGCCCTTATCTCTTCATAATCTACCCCATAAGTGCCTACACATTTATGTTCAGAGTCGTCACCTAAGAGACCATGTGGTCATGCTTGTAAGGTGAATTAAGGATCTAGCTTGAAGGGAATTGCAGAAAATGGCGAGGTTGAGGGTGTTGTCTGAGCTTGACACAGCCAGGACACAATACTATCACTTCAAAGCCATCATCATTGCAGGGATGGGGCTCTTCACCGATGCCTATGACCTTTTCTCAATCACTCTCATCATCAAGATGATGGGAAGGATATATTACGACCACCGCAAGGGACAAAACCAGTTTCAAACCCCTCCGCTCGTCACCTCCGCCCTCGTTGCTGCTGCTCTTCTGGGCACCGCCGTCGGTCAGCTCCTGTTCGGAAGGCTCGGCGATCTCAAGGGGCGCCGCCGAGTGTACGGATTCGCCTTGCTGTTGATGGTCTTCAGCTCCTTGGCCTCTGCCTTCTCCATTTGCATAAGAAAAACATGCGTTTTCGTCACTCTTGGCTTCTTCAGGTTTCAAAATCTTAACTTCCTCAAACCCGTACAAAACCTTTTTACATTCATAATCTTGGTCTCTCTCCCAACATTTCTGTAGTCTTTCTCACATCAAACTTATAACGGGTATAAAACAAAGTCAACTTTTAAGTGCTATTTGATCTAAAAAAGTGATTGCTTTCACACTAAAAGTCGACTTTCGTTAATTGTTTCAATTATTGTAATTCAATCTGGTTGAAGATTTTTTGAgcatgtttttattgataaatagtagtaattagaaaaatgtttgGTTTGAATTTATGATGAGAATGGGTTATGTTTTAGGTTTATGTTGGGGCTGGGGATTGGTGGGGACTACCCTCTGTCTTCAACGATAATGTCGGAGTTTGCGAACAAGAGGACACGAGGGTCGTTCATAGCGGCGGTGTTTTCGATGCAAGGGTTCGGCATATTGGCGAGCTCCACCGTGACGGTGGTGGTGTGCTCCATTTTTCGTGCGGCGTCGAAGTCGTCGGAGGCTGACGTCGCATGGAGGTTGATACTGATGCTGGGTTCCGTTCCGGCAGCCATGACTTACTACTGGCGCATGATGATGCCCGAAACTGCCAGGTAGTTTACCTGTCTCCATTGACTATATTTTCACTTTCCACAAATtctcactttttaatttttgtaataataataataataataataataataataataataataataataataataataataagaatataatttttcttgcGTCCAACGAAAATGAGATAAATATATGCTGTGTCCTGTGATTTTAATGAATTGCCGATTTTGGTGAGTGAGGAAGCATACAACCAAAATTAGACAAAGACATACCGGTGATGATTCTAATTGAGTTTCTTTCACAATAAATGTGTAAATAAGaaggaagacaaaaaataagataagtggCGTGgaatgaagagagagaaaataaaataaattataaaatatgaatatgtaGATTCAAGTTTATTTGAATGAGTGTGCACAGGATTGGCTACATcacaaataaaattgtttttctcttctatgtttccctctatttcttttctttctaccaagagaaaaaaaaatggagtatTATTATTCAGGTGTACATGTTGAAAATTAAGCATTCAACAAATCAAGGAGATTACACTATAAAGACCAAACCAAGAAATCACGTGTCTCACGTGCACCAATGAAAGAATGCCAGGTACAAAACAGAAAATCCTAGTTGCActcaataaaagaaagaaatggtattaaataaacattttctaGTATTTATAATAACcaagaaagtttttttttttttttttacaataatagtGGTAATTTTTGTAACTCCGTACCAAATCATCCAAGTacagtactttttttttctttatcgaAGTCAACCATTTCgtaaacaattcataaaaaaaaattggcatgATTTTTTACTTCCTTGTCATGACGAGAACCCACCTGGTCACAGTTGGGCTGTGGGCAGGGAACAGGATAAgataaaaaacacaaacatcGTAATACTAGGTTTAAAATAAGGAATTAAATATCCATTACAAAATCTTTTACAACGTTACTCCATCATCTTATAATAAAGTAAGATTAAactcatttataaataaaattagatttaagCTTAAACTTAGACgctatcaaaatatattataaatctatGATCACTATTGTTAGGTGGGAGAAGGTGTAATATTAAGATTATGGaccattataataattattgtttgaaAGTGAGATGCAATGGATGATCAGGTACACAGCGTTAGTGGAACACAATGTGATGCAAGCAGCAAAGGACATGGAGAAAGTTCTTGATGTAAGACTGAGCATGATAGCAGAGGAATACCCTTTGCCACCAATCCCACATCCCTACCCTCTATTTTCCAGGGAGTTCTTCCGCCGCCATGGTCGTGACCTCTTTGCATGTTCTTCAACATGGTTCCTGGTGGACATTGTCTTCTACAGCCAAGTTTTATTCCAAAGTGAAATATACAAACGCTACCTCGATGAAAACGGAAAAGTAGACGTCTATAAGGAGGCTATCCATGTGGCTTGGATCCAAGCAGTTATCACAGTGTGTTCCACCATCCCCGGTTACTTCTTCTCTGTCTACTTCATTGATAGATGGGGCAGGGTCAAAATTCAAATGATGGGTTTTTTCTTCATGGCAGTCATCTTTTTCATCATTGGAGTTCCCTATTACACTTATTGGACTACTCCCGACCATGAAGAGAACAAATGGTTCATGGTTTTGTATGGCCTTGCTTTTTTCTTTGCCAACTTTGGCCCCAACACTACCACTTTCATAGTCCCCGCTGAGCTTTTCCCAGCCAGGTTTAGGTCAACTTGTCATGGCATTTCTGGGGCAGCTGGGAAGGTTGGAGCGATGATTGGCTCTGTGGGCTTTCTTTGG
This genomic stretch from Vigna radiata var. radiata cultivar VC1973A chromosome 7, Vradiata_ver6, whole genome shotgun sequence harbors:
- the LOC106766791 gene encoding probable inorganic phosphate transporter 1-8 isoform X2, encoding MARLRVLSELDTARTQYYHFKAIIIAGMGLFTDAYDLFSITLIIKMMGRIYYDHRKGQNQFQTPPLVTSALVAAALLGTAVGQLLFGRLGDLKGRRRVYGFALLLMVFSSLASAFSICIRKTCVFVTLGFFRFMLGLGIGGDYPLSSTIMSEFANKRTRGSFIAAVFSMQGFGILASSTVTVVVCSIFRAASKSSEADVAWRLILMLGSVPAAMTYYWRMMMPETARYTALVEHNVMQAAKDMEKVLDVRLSMIAEEYPLPPIPHPYPLFSREFFRRHGRDLFACSSTWFLVDIVFYSQVLFQSEIYKRYLDENGKVDVYKEAIHVAWIQAVITVCSTIPGYFFSVYFIDRWGRVKIQMMGFFFMAVIFFIIGVPYYTYWTTPDHEENKWFMVLYGLAFFFANFGPNTTTFIVPAELFPARFRSTCHGISGAAGKVGAMIGSVGFLWASHKKKEYGYSKGIGMQVTLIILGGVCLLGMVITYFFTRETMGRSLEENEVDSETNEVEQHNNL
- the LOC106766791 gene encoding probable inorganic phosphate transporter 1-8 isoform X1, yielding MARLRVLSELDTARTQYYHFKAIIIAGMGLFTDAYDLFSITLIIKMMGRIYYDHRKGQNQFQTPPLVTSALVAAALLGTAVGQLLFGRLGDLKGRRRVYGFALLLMVFSSLASAFSICIRKTCVFVTLGFFRFMLGLGIGGDYPLSSTIMSEFANKRTRGSFIAAVFSMQGFGILASSTVTVVVCSIFRAASKSSEADVAWRLILMLGSVPAAMTYYWRMMMPETASEMQWMIRYTALVEHNVMQAAKDMEKVLDVRLSMIAEEYPLPPIPHPYPLFSREFFRRHGRDLFACSSTWFLVDIVFYSQVLFQSEIYKRYLDENGKVDVYKEAIHVAWIQAVITVCSTIPGYFFSVYFIDRWGRVKIQMMGFFFMAVIFFIIGVPYYTYWTTPDHEENKWFMVLYGLAFFFANFGPNTTTFIVPAELFPARFRSTCHGISGAAGKVGAMIGSVGFLWASHKKKEYGYSKGIGMQVTLIILGGVCLLGMVITYFFTRETMGRSLEENEVDSETNEVEQHNNL